A single region of the Metarhizium brunneum chromosome 6, complete sequence genome encodes:
- the PRX1 gene encoding Peroxiredoxin PRX1: MAANTTTLRLGSKAPDFTADSNVGKIEFHKYIEGSWAILFSHPQDFTPVCTTELGAFAKLEPDFTKRGVKLLGLSADTTDSHATWIKDIAEVTGGNVKFPILADPDRVVSNLYDMIDYQDPTNIDRNSLPLTIRSVFFIDPKKTIRTILSYPASTGRNAAEVLRIVDSLQAGDKHKIATPIDWQPGQDVIVANSVKDPEAKELFPNLRIIKPYLRYTALPKA; this comes from the exons atggccgccaacaccaccacgcTCCGTCTCGGCTCCAAGGCCCCCGACTTCACTGCCGACAGCAACGTCGGCAAGATTGAATTCCACAAGTACATCGAGGGCAGCTGGGCCATCCTCTTCTCGCACCCGCAGGACTTCACGCCCGTGTGCACCACGGAGCTCGGCGCCTTTGCCAAGCTCGAGCCCGACTTCACCAAGCGCGGCGTCAAGCTGCTCGGTCTGTCGGCCGACACCACCGACAGCCACGCCACCTGGATCAAGGACATTGCAGAGGTCACGGGCGGAAACGTCAAGTTCCCCATCCTTGCCGACCCCGACCGTGTCGTGTCCAACCTGTACGACAT GATCGACTACCAGGACCCCACCAACATCGATAGAAACTCCCTCCCCTTGACCATCCGATCCGTCTTTTTCATTGACCCCAAGAAGACCATCCGCACCATCCTCTCCTACCCTGCCTCCACTGGCCGCAACGCCGCCGAGGTGCTGCGCATCGTCGACTCCCTCCAGGCCGGCGACAAGCACAAGATCGCCACCCCCATCGACTGGCAGCCTGGCCAGgacgtcatcgtcgccaacagCGTCAAGGaccccgaggccaaggagctgTTCCCCAACCTCCGCATCATCAAGCCCTACCTCCGATACACTGCTCTCCCCAAGGCTTAA
- the TGL5 gene encoding Lipase 5 gives MADLLVQARRASVLHAPPGAQVVPRSEAKSEQHSSHKGTGGRGGLRKVVSRTLRDANNALLSWKDGLTVEERERLRLLEETKACLDAHMKSADTYTQWKEAAEQLDILEGNDKWKKETVSDEYDFLLIQERLRALDDARLSRDIRSMMHLIRTELSRDLGGMGSVDLYRHSHAGTKKLIERYVESAIETIDAIVAQSALDHHTIHNKDLLDGMLFSRQSFGRSALLLSGGGTFGMTHIGVLKALFEQQLLPRIISGASAGSIVCAVMCTKTDEEIPDLIRDFPYGDLAVFEAEDSNVGMLGHMRRLLTEGSWSNIENLTRVLRGLLGDITFQEAYNRTRRILNICVSTASIYELPRLLNYVTAPNVMIWSAVAASCSLPLVYTSSPLLVKDPVTGEHHPWTPTPHLFIDGSVDNDLPMTRLAEMFNVNHFIVCQVNPHVVPFLSKDNVLPQDNRPTAPASSASRSNDADWTYAVTALARDEALHRLQFMAELGIFPNLMTKCRTILSQKYSGDITILPEIAMHDLPKLLSNPTVDFMLRSCTLGERATWPRLSRIRDRCAIELCLDRAVHHLRARVVFSESQRNLRELTTEMGQMQINMMPTIASQSPTPVAGQSAAGDGTSQPPPSRRRRRSGSSVQTMPGFRAALDIGVTDDDTAAEERLELLSRAQGAHRKPRLKRSSKSQISMPQHKAPANLDDHAVAEFNFARPMRKSAGMGRFPESPAMWSERTMGLSRGEAASPTDDVETSELDRSSDADADAEQATEESDPDPYDVSVRSGYKKGRR, from the exons ATGGCTGATCTTCTCGTGCAAGCACGCCGCGCCTCTGTCCTCCATGCTCCTCCAGGCGCCCAAGTTGTACCCCGAAGCGAGGCAAAATCAGAACAGCATTCATCTCACAAAGGCACCGGGGGGCGTGGAGGGCTTCGGAAGGTCGTATCAAGAACCCTTCGAGACGCTAACAATGCACTCCTTTCCTGGAAGGATGGCCTGACTGTGGAGGAGCGCGAGCGCCTTCGATTACTGGAGGAAACAAAGGCCTGCCTTGATGCTCACATGAAATCG GCCGATACATACACGCAGTGGAAGGAAGCCGCCGAGCAGCTAGATATACTCGAAGGCAACGACAAGTGGAAGAAGGAGACGGTGTCTGACGAATATGATTTTCTCCTCATTCAAGAGCGTCTGCGTgcgctcgacgacgcccgTCTCAGCCGCGATATCCGCTCCATGATGCACCTCATTCGCACCGAGTTGAGTCGAGACCTCGGAGGCATGGGCAGTGTCGACCTGTACCGCCATTCCCACGCGGGCACCAAGAAGCTGATAGAGCGCTACGTCGAGTCGGCCATCGAGACGATTGACGCCATTGTCGCCCAGAGCGCCTTGGACCACCACACCATCCACAACAAAGATTTGCTAGACGGCATGTTGTTCTCTCGTCAGAGCTTCGGTCGCAGCGCCCTGCTGCTTTCCGGCGGAGGCACGTTTGGCATGACACACATTGGCGTGCTCAAGGCATTGTTTGAACAACAGTTGCTGCCGCGCATTATATCCGGCGCCAGCGCAGGGAGCATCGTGTGCGCCGTCATGTGCACCAAAACGGACGAGGAGATTCCCGACCTAATACGAGACTTTCCCTACGGTGACTTGGCTGTTTTCGAAGCAGAGGACAGCAACGTCGGTATGCTGGGCCACATGCGACGTCTCTTGACAGAAGGCAGCTGGTCCAACATTGAGAATCTCACCCGGGTCCTGCGCGGCTTGCTGGGGGACATTACGTTTCAAGAAGCCTACAATCGCACGCGCCGCATCCTGAACATTTGCGTGTCCACAGCGTCCATTTACGAACTGCCACGACTGCTCAACTACGTCACGGCACCCAACGTCATGATTTGGTCCGCGGTTGCCGCGTCCTGTTCGCTCCCGCTGGTATACACGTCGTCTCCGTTGCTGGTCAAGGACCCCGTCACCGGCGAGCACCACCCGTGGACACCGACGCCTCACCTGTTCATTGACGGCTCCGTCGACAATGACCTGCCCATGACCCGCTTGGCCGAGATGTTCAACGTGAACCATTTCATTGTCTGTCAGGTCAATCCGCACGTGGTTCCCTTCTTGTCCAAGGACAATGTTCTTCCCCAAGATAACAGGCCGACGGCCCCGGCCTCGAGCGCCTCGCGCTCCAACGACGCTGACTGGACCTACGCCGTCACCGCGTTGGCGAGGGACGAAGCTCTGCACCGGCTTCAGTTCATGGCTGAGCTGGGCATCTTCCCCAACCTGATGACCAAGTGCCGAACCATCCTGAGCCAAAAGTACTCTGGCGACATCACCATCCTGCCAGAGATTGCCATGCACGATCTACCAAAGCTCCTGAGCAACCCCACCGTCGACTTTATGCTGCGCTCTTGCACCCTCGGCGAACGCGCGACCTGGCCGCGGCTGAGTCGCATCCGAGACCGCTGCGCCATTGAACTCTGTCTAGACCGTGCCGTGCACCACCTCCGCGCCCGCGTCGTCTTCTCCGAGAGCCAGCGGAACCTGCGGGAGCTGACGACGGAGATGGGCCAGATGCAAATCAACATGATGCCCACGATTGCCTCGCAGTCCCCCACGCCGGTTGCCGGACAATCCGCGGCGGGCGACGGCACatcccagccgccgccgtcgcgtcgacgccgccgatCGGGGAGCAGCGTCCAAACCATGCCCGGCTTCCGTGCCGCCCTGGATATCGGCGTCACGGATGACGACACCGCAGCCGAGGAACGCCTTGAGCTGTTGTCGCGTGCGCAGGGGGCCCACCGCAAACCGCGTCTCAAGAGGTCCAGCAAAAGTCAAATCAGCATGCCCCAGCACAAGGCGCCTGCAAACCTCGATGATCATGCCGTTGCCGAGTTTAACTTTGCGAGGCCCATGCGCAAGTCAGCCGGCATGGGCAGATTCCCGGAATCGCCCGCCATGTGGTCCGAACGCACCATGGGCTTGTCGCGGGGAGAAGCAGCCTCGCCGACGGATGACGTCGAAACGAGCGAGCTGGATCGTTCGagcgacgccgacgccgatgcCGAGCAGGCCACTGAGGAGAGCGATCCGGATCCGTACGATGTCTCTGTGCGAAGTGGCTACAAGAAGGGGCGGAGGTAG